Below is a window of Halobaculum lipolyticum DNA.
GGTACGTCACCGCGGGACCGGGGTCGCTCGGGCGGTACATTCCCGTCGTCAGCCCCCCGTCGCTCGCCTCGAAGTCGCCGGAGAACAGGCTCGCCCAGTCGTCGTCCGAGAGCACGTCCCAGAACGCCGCGTCCGTGAGACACCGCTCGACGTAGTCGGGGAGGTACACCCAGCGCGCGTCGCGCGGGCCGCCCTCGTGGGCCGCCGCCGCGTACTCGACGCCGTCGACGGCGTCGGCGTAGACGGCCATCGGGAGGTTCGCGCCGGCGGCGACGGGCATGGAGATCCACTTCCACGGGCGCGTGTTCACGTCGAGCAGGACGTACTCTGCGCGGTCGGCGTCGTACACGAACTCCGACTCGCTGATCCCGTGGTAGCCCGTCTCCTCCAGCACGGTGAGCGCTTGCTCGCGGACTGCCGGCTCCTCGACGCGTTCGACGAGACAGGAACTCCCGAACTCGGGGTAGCGGACCGCGGCGTTGCCGACGACCGCGAGCGGGTCCCGGTCGGCACCCTCGGGGGGCACGTAACTCGCCAGCGACGTGTCGGCGCCCACCTCGACGTTCACCTTCTCCTGTGCGAGCACGGTCGCCCCGTACTCGCGCGCCTCCGCGACGACCTCGTCGAACTGTGCTCTGTCCCCGACTTCGATGACGTTCGTGCCGAACGCCTCCTCGAACTTCCGCTTGTGTGCCGGCTTGACGACGAACGGGAACCCGAGCGCCTCGCACACCTCCTCGGCGCCCCTCTCGCCGACCTCGTACGTCTCGGGGTACGGCACGCCCAACTCCTCACACAGCGCGTAGAGGTTCGCCTTGTCGAGCACGCGCTCGACGCCAGCGAGATCCGAGAACGGGAGCTGGACGCCCACTGGCTCGGTCTCGGCGAAGCCGCGCACCCACTCGTCCATGCAGGCGAACGCGACCGGCTCGTGGTCGAGCGCGTCGGCGATCCGTTCGATGTCGGCGCTGAAACCGTCGAGGTCGTCGAGCGGGTAGGTGACCCGCCCGGCGTAGTCGACGGCGTCCGAGGGTGGTGCGAGGCCGGAGTCGACGCGGTCGAGTGCGATAACGGGCACGTCGTGCGCCGAGAGGGCGCGGGCGACGCTCACCCCGGTGATGTGGGCGTTGGCGACGAGCGCGGGCGGCCGGTCGAACTCGGCGTCGGCGAGCGCCGCGACCAGCCCGTCGGTGTCGTGGAAGCTGTCGGCCATGCGCGCCGCTTCGACCGGCGCGGCTAAAGGCCCCCGTTCGGCGGCGTCGACTGCCGGCGACGCCGAGACCCCCGACCGTGTGCGGCCGCGAGCGCGCCGTTTATCCGGCGTCCGTCCCTCCCGTCGGCCATGAGCGACACCGACGACGCCGGCGCCGACGACCCCGTCCCCGGCCGACTCAACAGCGCCGTCCGCGACCACGACGCCGTCGCCGACGACCCCGAGGACGGGCGACTGGTCGTCACGTCCACGCCGTTCGACGGGCGCATCGCCGCCGCCGAGACCGACGACGGCCGCATCGCCTTCGAGGTGACCGTCGCGGTGCCCACCATCGCGGCCGTCGCCGAGGACGAGGTGGCCGACGTGGTCGTCGACGGCTGGCTCGACACGTTCGAGCGCCGGATCGACGCCATCGGCGACGTGACCGCCGCGGGCCACGATCTGGCGCCGGCCGTCGAGCGCGACGGCGACCGCGTCGTCGTCACGGCGTCGCTGCGCGACCTGAACGAGCGTCGCGGCCTGAACGACGCCGTCGCCGTCGTCGACTTCGTCGAGGGGACGTACGTGCAGGGCGTGATCCCCGGCTACGAGTACGGCGAGCCGGTGTCGGGACTGATCGGCCGCGCGCGGGCGGCCGGCGGGAGCGACGGCTACTGAGGGGCGCCTCCCCGGCGACAGGGGGTTCCTGCCACGGCTCGGTCGTGCGATCCGCGCCGGGTGCGCCGCCGGGCCGTGGCCGCCGACGCCGTCGCCGTCGCGCCGACCGAACCGTCGGTTCGACGTCGGGACGCGTCGGCGAATCGACGGTTCGGCCGATCACAGTCTGTTCGTGCTGATACCGGTACACGTCCGAGTGGGTGCTATCGCGGCGATCGACGACCCGTCGCCGCCCACACACCCATGACAGACAACCGACACACTTCCGACACCGGCCCGTCAGACGGTCGCGGCGCCCGCGTCGGGCGCCGCAACGTCCTCCTCGGGCTCGGCACGATCGGCCTCGCCTCCGCGGGCGCCGGTCTCGGCACGACCGCGTACTTCTCGGACACGGAGTCGTTCTCCGGCAACACCCTGCAGGCGGGTTCGCTCGACCTGACCGTCGAGTACGAGGCGACGTACAACGGCGGTCCCGCCGACAACCTCGCCCCCGCGCCCGCGGGCGAGGTCGACGGCGAGGCCGGCCTGTTCTACACGCTCGCGGACGTCAAGCCCGGCGACGCCGGGTCGATGACGTTCTGCTTCGAACTCCTGACCAACCCCGCGTACCTGTGGGTGTGTGCCGACGCGACCGCCGACGACGAGGCGGGCCAGACCGAACCAGAGGTGGCTGCGGAGGGTGTCGACACCGACGGGCGCGGCGAGCTGGACGACGCCATCGTCGCGAGCGCGTTCTACTGCGACGCCGCGGGCGAGCCGGTCGACGGGGGGACCATCGCCTCGGGCGTGTCGTTGGCGACGCTGCTGGCGCTGTTGTCCGACGGCGCGCCGCTGAACGCCGCCGGCGTCGACGCGCCCGCGGGCGAACAGTCGCCGTACGAGGCCAGCCCGGAGGCCGGCGCGACGTCCGGCCCGTGTCTGTGTATCGAGTGGGAACTCCCGACCGCGGTCGGCAACGAGGTCCAGAGCGACGCGCTGGCGTTCGGCGTCGCCTTCCACGCGCTGCAGGCGCGCCACACCGACGGCACGGACAACCCCTGCGCCGAGCCGACCCGACGGGAGCTCTCCACCGGCGTCGCCGACTGGCAGGTGACCGCCAGCCCCGACGACGCGACCGGCGACGCGCTCGTGGTGTCACCCCACCCGGCGTGGTACGACCCCGCGAGCGACTCGGACGCCGACGTCCCCGCCGACGCGAGCGCCGAGTGGGTGAACCCGTACGGCGGGGGCGGCAGGGTGTCGCACCCGACCGGCGACTACGCGTACGAACTGCCGTTCGTCGCGCCGCTCACCACGTCGACGTCCGCGCCCTGCACCGTCGCGGGCGCGTTCGCCTCCGACAACGGCGGCCGACTGTTCCTCGACGGCGTCGAGGTGGCGGCCGCGACGACGGCGGGCACCGACGACTACCGAGACCCCGGCGCCTTCGCCGCGACGGTGACGACGCCGGGCGTCCACACGCTCCGGGCGACGGTCAACAACAAGGAGGGCAGCGGCGAGAACCCGAGCGCGGTGTTCGTCGCCGCGTTCTTCGAGTGCCCGTAGCGGGGACGACTCCCCGACTCCGGTCCCGATCGGTCCGGCCGACTCGATCCGCCGCGGTCACCCCATCGCGATGTACGTCCGGGTGTCCTCCACGCCGGTGATCCCTTGGATGCCGTCGGCGGCGACGCGCTTCACGTCGGTCGGCGCGTCGACCTCAACTTTCACCACGAAGTCCATGTCGCCGGCGACGATGTGGGCCTCCCGGACCCCCTCCAGCCCGAGGATGCCGTCGCGGATGCGGTCGGCGTCGCCGGAGGCGGCCTTCACCATCACGTACGCGACGACCATTCAGTTCCCACCCCCGGCGCCCGCCGCGGAGGCGAGCGTCCCCGCGGGGTCGTCGCCGACGAGCAGCTGTCGCACGTCGTCGAGCACCGCGAAGTCCGCCAGCACCGCGACACGGTCGCCCGCCTCCAGCGAGTCGTCGGGGAACGGGATCCCCATCGGCGCCCCGCGCTTGCCGAACGCCAACAGGCGCGCCTGCGCCGGGAGTTGGACCTCGCTGAGCGTGTACCCCCGCATCGGCGACTCCTCGGTGATCGTGAACAGCAGCACCTGGAGGTGCTCGGCGATGTCGGCGATCGCGCGGATGTTGCCGCCCAACAGCGCGTTCTTCGCGCCGATGGCGCCCAGCCGCTCGGGGTAGACGATCTCGTCGACCTCGTCGGCGTACTTCTGGTAGATCTCCTCGCGGTAGTCCTCGTCGATGCGCATCACGGTGCGACAGCCGTGGTGCTTGGCGATCATGCACGCCGCGAAGTTGACGTTCAGATCGCCGGTGAGCGCCCCGACGGCGTCCGCCCGCTCGACGGCCGCCCGCGCGAGCACGTCCTCGTGGGAGCCGTCGCCCTCGACGACGCTGAAGCCGCTCCGTCGGGCACGGCTCGCCCGGTCGGCGTCGCGCTCCACGACGGTGACGTCGTGACCCTCCTCGCGGAGCACCCGCGCCGTCCGCACCCCGACACGTCCCGCGCCGATGACGATGAAACGCATGTGCTACCAATTACCACGCGAGAATATAACGGTACCCCCGTCCGGAGGAAGGGTTTTGTGCTTGCTAATCGTTGACACACGGTATGGTTCACGCGTTCGTGATGGTGAAGGTGAGCGGGGACGCGGACACGTCGGGCGTCGCGGACACCGTGTCGCGGATCGAGACGGTGACGGAGGCGCACGTCGTCGCGGGCGACTTCGACGTCGTCGCGGAGGTGGACGCCCCCGACATGTACACCGTCCTCGACACCGTCGCGGGCGCGGTCCGCGGCGTCGACGGCGTCACAGACACCCGGACGTACGTGTCGATGACGGCCTGATCCGGGGCGTCGACGGCAGACCGGCGGCCGGGGCTACCGCTCCAACTCGTACGTCTCGGGGTGGTCGTCGGCGGCCGCCCGCGCCGCCTCGCGCTGGCGCCGCACGTCAGCCGGCAGCTCCGCGTACAGCGAGTCGAACTGCTCTTCCGGCTCGGGCCGGGGCACCGACTCCGCCGTCTCGACGGCCTCGGCCAGTTCCTCGTTCGCGGTCTCGATCGCGTCGTCGATGAAGTCGCCGTCGACGACTCCCTGCGTCTCGCACCACTCGGCGAAGCGGTCGAACGGGTCGCGCAGCCGCCACTCGGGGAGGTCCGGGTCGCCGTCGCGGTACTGGTCGGGGTCGTCGGCGGTGGTGTGGGCGCCGCGGCGGTAGGTGAGCGCCTCCACGAGCACCGGGTCGCCGTCGCGGGCGCTCGCGAGCGCGTCCTCGACGACCGCGCGGACGGCCAGCGGGTCGTTGCCGTCGACCTGCACGCCGTCGATGCCGTAGGCGTCGGCCTTGACGGCGATGGACTCGCTGGCGGTCTGGCGCTCGCGCGGGAGCGAGATGGCCCAGCCGTTGTTCTCACAGAAGAACACCGTGGGGGCGTCGAACACGCCGGCGAAGTTCAGTCCCTCGTGGAAGTCGCCCTCGGAGGTCGCGCCGTCCCCGAAGCAGACGAGGCTCGCCCAGTCGGCGTCGGTGTAGTTCGCGGCCATCCCGGCGCCCGCAGCGTGGGGGATCTGGCTGGCGATGGGGACCGCCTGCGGGAACACGGGCACGTCGTGGTCGGAGCGGTACTCGGCGAAGCCGCGGCGGAACAGGAGGATGTCGCTCATCGGGACGCCGCGGGCGATCTGGAGGGCGTTCGAGCGGTAGGTGGGGAACAGGTGGTCGTCCTCGCGCATCGCGTGGGCGGCGCCGACTTGGGCGGCCTCCTGCCCCTCGTACGGCGGGTAGCCGCTCATCCACCCCCGCCGCTGGAGGGCGATCGCGCGCTCGTCGAACCGGCGGGTGCGGACGACGTCCCGCAGCGCCGCGCGGGCGTCGTCGGCGTCGAAGCGGGTGTCGGCGAGGTCGCGCTCCCCGACGATCCGCGTCACGTCGTCGCTCATGGCTCGCCACTCCCGCCGCATCCGGCATAAATTGCGGCGGGACGCGGCCGCCGTCGCGGTCGACCGGCGCCCGGTCCCGGGTCGCCGCGCCCGACAGGGAAAAGGCGGCCCGACCCCAAGACCGCCCATGGTCTCGGCGCTCGCGCTCGTGCTCACTCTCGTCGCCCTCGCGGTGAACACGCTCGTCGTCGCGGTGCTGTCGCGCTTCTTCCGGATCCGCCTGAAGACGCAGTGGGGGTGGGTCGTGTACACCCTCCTCGTCTCCCCGGTCGTGTTGCTGATCCTCGGGCTGATCCAAGGCACGATCATCCCGCCGCTCTTCGAGGGCGCCGCGGGGCTGTTCGTCGCCGTCTTCGTCGCCGTCCCGCTCGCGCTGGGGTTCACGATCGACCTGCTGTACGTCCCGCCGCCCGAGGAGTACGACCTGCCGGCGTCGGAGTGAGGCTCGGTCGTCGAAGTACCCCTCAGTCGTCGCCGGCCGTCGTCGCGTTCGAGCCGTCGACCCACGGCGGCGGCGACGCCGCCTCCCCGCCCAGTTCGGTGCGGAACCGCTCGGTCGTCGTCGCCACGAGCGTGCCGCCGTCGGGCCGCTCGTACGTCGCCGTGAACGACAGATCGTACGCGAGCACCACGCCCGCCTCGGTGACGGTCGCGTTCAGCCGGACGTCGCGCACCGGCGGGCCGCCGCGCCGGTCGAGGTCGTCGTGGGCCGCACGGACGACGTACACCGTCTCCCCGTCGACCGTCTCGGTGCCGACGAGTCGCGCGTTCGTCCCGCGGACCGCGCCGAACACCGACTCCTCGCCGGTGTCGTCGGCGGCGGCGATGGTCGGCGGCTGACCCTCGATGCGACGGACCGTGGCGTTCCCGCCGGCGTCGACCGACCGCGTCACCGTCACCGTCCCGTTCGTCCAGAACTCGAAGACGGGGAACGGCGAGACGAACTGGTCGGGCAGGCCGCCGCGCTCGTCGACGCGGTAGTGGAGCCGGGGTCCCGACGACTCGATCCGGACGTCCGTCGCCGAGACGGTCGTCCCGTTCGCGTCGACCACCCTGCGGTCGACGCGGACCGTCGAGTTCACCCGGTCGAGCATCCGGTCGTGGTTGCCCGCGAGGACGCGCGCGTCGACGCCGTCGGGGCGGACGCCCGGCGGGTACGTCGGCTCGGGCGTCGCGGTCGCGGTCGCCGTCGGCGTCTCCGCCAGGGCCGGGTTCACCGTCCGGGCGCCGCCGTCGCCTCCGCCGGTCGCGCCGCAGCCGGCGGTGACGAGCGCGACGGCGACGGCGACGACGACGAGGGGACGGAACACGGCAGACACACGCGGGGGAGGGGGATAAGTCGACGTGGCGCCGGCGACTCGGCCGACCGGGGCGCCGTCGCCGGAGAGCGGCTCAGTCACCAGCGGCGTCGCCCTCGGCGGTCGCGTTCGCGAGCGCGTCGGCGACCCACGGCGGGCGCGGGACGGTCGTCGTCCCGACGTCGCGCACGCGGAGGCGGACCGCGACGGTGCCGGGGTCGGTCCCGAGGAACACGGCGTACCGGAGCGTCAGCGAGCGGACGACCCCGCGCTCGTCGACCGTCGCCGAGAGCCGCACTCGCCGGCGGTCGGGCAGCCCCGACCGCTCGATCCGTCCCTCGGCGGCCTCGATCAGCGTCACGGTGCCGTTCGGCGTCTCCCGGGTGCCGACGTACTCGGGGCGCGTGTCGACCGACGAGGCGTACAGCCACGCGCCGCCCGTGGGGTCGAGTCCGACCGGCGCGCCGGGGTCGCCCGGGCGCCCCTCCAGCGTCACGTCGCCGCGCCAGCTCACCCGCCGGCTCGCCGACGCCGACGCGTTGCTCCAGTGGGCCGACGCGAGCCGGTTCTCGCCGCGCACCCGCTCGAACGTGTACAGCGATCGGTTCCCCTCGACCGTCACCCGAGCGGCGGACCGCTCGACGGTGCCCGCCGGTCCCGTCACCGTCCGCGTCAGCGACACCGACCACGCGTCGGCGCCGTCCGTCAGCGCCGAGCGGTGCCCGTCTATCAGCCGTTCCACCTCGACGCCATCGCGCGAGACGCCGGGCGGGAACCCCCCCGCGGGCGTCGGCGCCGTCGGCGTCGCCGTGGGCGTCTCCGCCAGCGACGGGTTCACCGTCCGCGCGCCGGCGTCGCCGGGCGCGCCGACGCCGGCACAGCCCGCGAGCGCGAGCAGGGCCGCGAGCGCGACGGCGACCGCTCGGCGGCGGTCGGCGTCGGAGGGACCGGTCCGCCGTGTCACACGATCACGTTCGACACGGCGGGACAAAAGCGGGCGGGTGCTCGGGCTGTCGCGGCGGCGCCGGGCGCGTCGGCGACCCCGTCGCGATGGGTCAGTCGTCGCGGGCCGCGTCGGAGTCGGCGTCGACGTCGGCGACGTCGCCGTCGCCGTGGAACGCGTCGATCAGCCGGTCGGCGACGTCCTCGACGGCGTCGATCACCGCCTCCGGGGAGCGGCCGGCGTCGACGCGGACGAACCGCTCCGGCTCGGCGTCGATGAGGCGCTCGTAGTTCGACTGCACCTCCGCGAGGAAGGCGGCGCGCTCGAACTTGTCCGTCGCGCCCGCGCGGGCGGCGGCCGTCTCGGGGTCGACGTCGAGGTAGATGGTCGCGTCCGGCTCCCGGGTGAACGCGCCGTGGATGCCGCGGACGTACTCCAGCGGCCGTCTGATCTCCGTGTCGGCGAGGCTCGCCGCCTGGTAGGCGTACCGCGAGTCGGTGTAGCGGTCGGAGATCACGACCTCGCCGTCGGCGAGGGCCGGGCGGACCACCCGCGAGAGGTGGTCGGCGTGGTCGGCGGTGAACAGGAACAGGTCCGCCAGCGGGTCGGCGTCGTCGTCGCCGAGCGACCGGCGGACGGCCTCGCCGTACCACGTGTCGGTCGGCTCGTGGGTGAACGTCGCGTCGGGGCGGGCGTGTCGCAGCGCCTCCCACGCGGTCGTCTTCCCGCTCCCGTCGAGCCCTTCGAGCGTGAGGAGCATC
It encodes the following:
- a CDS encoding carboxylate--amine ligase, with the protein product MADSFHDTDGLVAALADAEFDRPPALVANAHITGVSVARALSAHDVPVIALDRVDSGLAPPSDAVDYAGRVTYPLDDLDGFSADIERIADALDHEPVAFACMDEWVRGFAETEPVGVQLPFSDLAGVERVLDKANLYALCEELGVPYPETYEVGERGAEEVCEALGFPFVVKPAHKRKFEEAFGTNVIEVGDRAQFDEVVAEAREYGATVLAQEKVNVEVGADTSLASYVPPEGADRDPLAVVGNAAVRYPEFGSSCLVERVEEPAVREQALTVLEETGYHGISESEFVYDADRAEYVLLDVNTRPWKWISMPVAAGANLPMAVYADAVDGVEYAAAAHEGGPRDARWVYLPDYVERCLTDAAFWDVLSDDDWASLFSGDFEASDGGLTTGMYRPSDPGPAVTYLTGEFTDREYYCSC
- a CDS encoding DUF5813 family protein; translated protein: MSDTDDAGADDPVPGRLNSAVRDHDAVADDPEDGRLVVTSTPFDGRIAAAETDDGRIAFEVTVAVPTIAAVAEDEVADVVVDGWLDTFERRIDAIGDVTAAGHDLAPAVERDGDRVVVTASLRDLNERRGLNDAVAVVDFVEGTYVQGVIPGYEYGEPVSGLIGRARAAGGSDGY
- a CDS encoding SipW-dependent-type signal peptide-containing protein; protein product: MTDNRHTSDTGPSDGRGARVGRRNVLLGLGTIGLASAGAGLGTTAYFSDTESFSGNTLQAGSLDLTVEYEATYNGGPADNLAPAPAGEVDGEAGLFYTLADVKPGDAGSMTFCFELLTNPAYLWVCADATADDEAGQTEPEVAAEGVDTDGRGELDDAIVASAFYCDAAGEPVDGGTIASGVSLATLLALLSDGAPLNAAGVDAPAGEQSPYEASPEAGATSGPCLCIEWELPTAVGNEVQSDALAFGVAFHALQARHTDGTDNPCAEPTRRELSTGVADWQVTASPDDATGDALVVSPHPAWYDPASDSDADVPADASAEWVNPYGGGGRVSHPTGDYAYELPFVAPLTTSTSAPCTVAGAFASDNGGRLFLDGVEVAAATTAGTDDYRDPGAFAATVTTPGVHTLRATVNNKEGSGENPSAVFVAAFFECP
- a CDS encoding Lrp/AsnC family transcriptional regulator, with product MVVAYVMVKAASGDADRIRDGILGLEGVREAHIVAGDMDFVVKVEVDAPTDVKRVAADGIQGITGVEDTRTYIAMG
- a CDS encoding potassium channel family protein, which codes for MRFIVIGAGRVGVRTARVLREEGHDVTVVERDADRASRARRSGFSVVEGDGSHEDVLARAAVERADAVGALTGDLNVNFAACMIAKHHGCRTVMRIDEDYREEIYQKYADEVDEIVYPERLGAIGAKNALLGGNIRAIADIAEHLQVLLFTITEESPMRGYTLSEVQLPAQARLLAFGKRGAPMGIPFPDDSLEAGDRVAVLADFAVLDDVRQLLVGDDPAGTLASAAGAGGGN
- a CDS encoding Lrp/AsnC family transcriptional regulator; this encodes MVHAFVMVKVSGDADTSGVADTVSRIETVTEAHVVAGDFDVVAEVDAPDMYTVLDTVAGAVRGVDGVTDTRTYVSMTA
- a CDS encoding thiamine pyrophosphate-dependent enzyme produces the protein MTRIVGERDLADTRFDADDARAALRDVVRTRRFDERAIALQRRGWMSGYPPYEGQEAAQVGAAHAMREDDHLFPTYRSNALQIARGVPMSDILLFRRGFAEYRSDHDVPVFPQAVPIASQIPHAAGAGMAANYTDADWASLVCFGDGATSEGDFHEGLNFAGVFDAPTVFFCENNGWAISLPRERQTASESIAVKADAYGIDGVQVDGNDPLAVRAVVEDALASARDGDPVLVEALTYRRGAHTTADDPDQYRDGDPDLPEWRLRDPFDRFAEWCETQGVVDGDFIDDAIETANEELAEAVETAESVPRPEPEEQFDSLYAELPADVRRQREAARAAADDHPETYELER
- a CDS encoding DUF7537 family lipoprotein codes for the protein MFRPLVVVAVAVALVTAGCGATGGGDGGARTVNPALAETPTATATATPEPTYPPGVRPDGVDARVLAGNHDRMLDRVNSTVRVDRRVVDANGTTVSATDVRIESSGPRLHYRVDERGGLPDQFVSPFPVFEFWTNGTVTVTRSVDAGGNATVRRIEGQPPTIAAADDTGEESVFGAVRGTNARLVGTETVDGETVYVVRAAHDDLDRRGGPPVRDVRLNATVTEAGVVLAYDLSFTATYERPDGGTLVATTTERFRTELGGEAASPPPWVDGSNATTAGDD
- a CDS encoding DUF7537 family lipoprotein; translated protein: MTRRTGPSDADRRRAVAVALAALLALAGCAGVGAPGDAGARTVNPSLAETPTATPTAPTPAGGFPPGVSRDGVEVERLIDGHRSALTDGADAWSVSLTRTVTGPAGTVERSAARVTVEGNRSLYTFERVRGENRLASAHWSNASASASRRVSWRGDVTLEGRPGDPGAPVGLDPTGGAWLYASSVDTRPEYVGTRETPNGTVTLIEAAEGRIERSGLPDRRRVRLSATVDERGVVRSLTLRYAVFLGTDPGTVAVRLRVRDVGTTTVPRPPWVADALANATAEGDAAGD
- the tmk gene encoding dTMP kinase, with translation MLLTLEGLDGSGKTTAWEALRHARPDATFTHEPTDTWYGEAVRRSLGDDDADPLADLFLFTADHADHLSRVVRPALADGEVVISDRYTDSRYAYQAASLADTEIRRPLEYVRGIHGAFTREPDATIYLDVDPETAAARAGATDKFERAAFLAEVQSNYERLIDAEPERFVRVDAGRSPEAVIDAVEDVADRLIDAFHGDGDVADVDADSDAARDD